The sequence AACCGAGATCCATTGATTATTATTGATGGAAGACCATTTACCTGGGAGGAAGTTGGAGAAATGGTGATGTCGTACGAAGGATTTCAGATAAAGATACAGATGGATGATGTGACGGATGATTGAGCGGGACAAGTGGACAGTTGTCCCAAAAGGTGAGTAATAGGAAGGAAGCTATATCACATGGAATATACATGGGGAGGTTTCCTCAATGCAGAACTTCTATGAAGCATCAGAACCGTCCGAGACCACTGAAAAAGTCTGTTTCGAGAAAAATAAGATCACGTTACCTACATTATGTAGAACAAACGCTTATTTCACTTACTATATCTAGTAGAAGATCTGTGGTTAATTTTCAAAGTGGGTACTTTATCAGTAATCTCGAACTGTCCCCGCGTTTCACAAGAGACATCTTCTGGAATAGAACAAACTTCAGCTACAATCCAACCATCCACTGGTGCTATGCATGAATTGTCGCTACGTCTGAAAAAGTTGCAAAGTAAGCCAGGGAGCTGAATAATTCTGTTGACCATTTTAAAATAGAATATAAATAAAGGACGGAGGTTCTGCCCCTTTTGGCAGAACCTCCGTCCTTTATTTTTTAGCTATATTACTCTTTGGTTTGTTCGATAGCATTATTAGATTTATGAAGCTTAAACGGAATGTGATCAATCCCTAATTCAGCCAATTCTGCATTTGCTTCTTCGATAAGTGTCTGTACTTTTTCTTTTGTTTCTTCATCAAGACCTGCAAGAATGTCCATCTTTCCAGCTCTTTCAGGCAGCTCTACTCCTAGTTCCGTTAATTGGGCAGCTGCTTCTTCTTTTGTGATGGTACCCGCTTTTTGCTGTTCCATGATGGCTTTAACTTTTTCTTTTGTTTCTTCATCTAAGCCGGCAAGCTTATCCATTTTTCCTGTTCGTTTAGGCAGCTCTACTCCCAGTTCTGCTAATTGGACAGTTGCTTCTTCTTTTGTGATGGTACCTGCTTTTTGCTGCTCCATAATGGCTTGAGCCTGGACCTTAGTTTCTTCATCTAAGTTGGCGAACATATCCTTTTTTCCGCCGCGTTCATGCAATGTCACTCCCAATTCCGCCAATTGAGCTTTTGCTTCCTCCGGGCTGACTGCGCCATCTTTTTGCTGCTCCATGATGGCTTGAGCTTGCGCTTTTGTTTCATCATCTAAATTGGAGAACATAATCTTTTTTCCACCGCGTTCAGGTAATGTTACTCCCAGTTCAGCTAAATCTGCTTTTAATTGGTCTGTGATTGTTTGAGCCTTTTCTTTGGTTGCTTCATCTAAAGCTATCCCTTTTTCTGAGGCTGCTGTATCAGTTGTTGCCATGGCTGACACGCCAGTTCCCAATATGCCAAACGATAAAGCTCCTGTTAAAGCTAAAGTATAAAATTTCTTCTTTTTCATTGTCATACTCCTCCAAGCATTATTTTTTCAATTCCCGGCTTGGAACACTTACACAGAACCCAGCCAGTCCTCGTTTCTTGCTAAATCCATCATATCCATCAAATATGAACAAGGTATGACCAAACTATTAAAGAATCCATAAGAAATAGGATCAAAAGTATGATGCATGCGAAAATAAGGGTGCCTGACACCTAATCACATGGAGCTTATTTATTAGTTGGGAAACGAGGGAACGGTTCGAGACCAGTGAAAAAGTCATCAAATTCAAGTACAAGTTTATTTTTGCAAAAAATGTAAAATCATACAGTTTTTCATATGCTTTGACTAGAGCCAAGTTTACTATCAAAGTTTAGAACAAAGCGGTTTCCAGATGATAAACC comes from Bacillus tuaregi and encodes:
- a CDS encoding DUF7713 domain-containing protein, producing the protein MIIIDGRPFTWEEVGEMVMSYEGFQIKIQMDDVTDD